TTACTCCTCTCATACTTACCTCCTCTTTAGGAGTATTATGAGTATTATAATACAAAAAACAAAATTTTCAAGTGCTCATAACTGAAGTTTGTAGCAGAGTTTGGTAGAGATTAAGGAAGAGCGATAGTATTTGCAGTGTTTCCGATGACCAAACTTCAGATTTATTACAATTTGACAAAAGTTTGTGGTTTTTGTAAAAATTGTTTGAAATATGTTTGTGAAGGTGGGAATATGGTTGAAACTACTGAGAGCAAAGTGGTGGGTAATGTTGCTGGAATTATAGAGGAGATCAATGGACCTATTGCGATTGTGAGAGATGTTAAAAATCTCAAGATGATGGAAGTCGTTAGGGTCTCAAAATATCTGCTCATAGGAGAGGTCATCTCTTTGAATGAGAATAAGGCTATTGTCCAGATATACGAAAACACTTCAGGAGTTAAGCCGGGAGATTTTGTTTATGGAACAGGTGAGCCTCTATCTGTAGAACTAGGTCCTGGACTCCTATCAAAAATATACGATGGAATTCAGAGACCACTGGACGAAATATATGAGTATGGCATATTTATACCTAGAGGAATTGACTTACCAGCATTAAACAGAGAAAAAAGGTGGCACTTTAAACCAATTGTTAAGGAGGGAGATATATTACACGGCGGAATGGTAATAGGTGAAGTCCCCGAAACTACAAGAATAATACATAAAGTTCTCGTTCCGCCTGATAAGTCTGGCAAGGTTGTGTATATCGCTAGTGAGGGAGAATACAAAGTCAGTGATGTTATATGCGTGCTTGAGGATCCGGTTGTAGGTAAACAAGAACTCAAAATGTATCATAAATGGCCAGTTAAGATACCACGACCTATAAACAACAAGTATATTCCGTCTGAAGCAATGTTTACAGGACAAAGGGTTATAGATTTCTTTTTCCCTATTGCTAGAGGTGGAACAGCTTCAATTCCTGGGGGATTTGGCACAGGAAAGACCGTAACTCAACATCAGCTTGCTAGATGGTCAGATGCAGATATAATAGTATACGTGGGTTGCGGAGAAAGAGGAAATGAGCTTACCGAGGTTCTTGAAGATTTCCCAAAGCTTGTTGATCCCAAAACGGGAAGACCCCTTATGGAAAGAACAGTTATAATCGGCAATACTTCAAATATGCCAGTTACTGCTAGAGAAGCATCAATATACACAGGTATAACCATTGGTGAATATTTTAGAGACATGGGATATAATGTTGCACTTATGGCTGACTCTACCAGTAGATGGGCTGAAGCACTCAGAGAGCTTTCAGGTAGGCTGGAAGAAATGCCTGCTGAGGAAGGATTCCCCGCTTACCTCGGCTCTAGACTCGCAGCATTTTATGAAAGAGCAGGTTTTGTTGAGACTTTAGAACACTCCAAAGGTTCTTTGACCATAATCGGTGCAGTTTCTCCAGCAGGTGGTGACTTCTCCGAACCCGTAACCCAAAACACCAAAAGATTCACAAAGTGCTTCTGGGCACTAGATAAATCTTTAGCAAGTCAGAGACATTTTCCATCAATAAACTGGATGACAAGCTATAGCTTCTACGTTGATACAGTCACAGAATGGTGGAGTAAAATTGACCCCGACTACAAGGAGATAAGACAGAAAATGATGGATCTGTTGATAAGAGAAGACAGGCTCCAGAAAATCGTAAAAATCATTGGATTGGACGCTTTGCCTCAGTCCGAAAGACTAATACTTGAGATTGCTAGAGTCATAAAGGTAGGTTTCCTACAGCAAACAGCTTATGATAAAATCGACTCCTACTGCTCGCCAGAAAAACAAATCAAAATGGCAAAGATAATGCTAAAGCTTTACGAACTCACGCACGACTTGGTTGTCAATTTCCGGGTCCCTGTTAGTGAAATACAGAATATGAAATCTATATCTGAAATTATACGAATAAAGATAGAAGTACCCAATGAGGAAGTTGAAAAAATAGACGAGATTGAGAAAAATCTCGTTACTGAGTATGAGATGATCAGAGATAGGTATTCGTAAGTTATGAGAAGAGTCTGGGCTATTGTAATAATAGGTGCCTTAATGGTGCTACAAAGTATACCCAACCTCAAAGTTTTTGGATTTTTCCCTGACCTCCTGATGATATTCATTATATATTACTCCTTCAAAGTTGGAACATCACAAGGAATAATTCTAGGAGCTATAGTTGGACTTGTGATGGACATACTTTCTGGGTCCTCAGTAGGCACACGCTCCATAGCCTTTGCTACCGTAGCACTTAGTGTTGAGTTCTTCAAAACAATATTTATATTTGAAATGCTATTTACAATCCCAATAGTCTCATTACTCGGCACATTTATAAAATATCTCTCTCTTTTCGCTATATTCTTAGTTTTCAGAAGCATCTCGCTAGGAGAGTGGTATATAGCAATGGTGGTTGAGGGCATAATAAACTTCATCTTTGGATTTCCTATGATGTGGCTGTCTAATAAAATAACTTCTCTGTTGCATAGAGAATACTACCTAGAAGTGTAAGGCTAAGCTCTATCCACTGTCTCTAAGTTTCAATAATTCAATGCCAGAGTGACCTAAGAGAAAAACTAAAAACGCATTTGTCTACTATGGCTCCGAAACACCTTCCAGTAGCAAAAGTATTTGATCGTGAATTAAGCCGTTTGAAGCTATAATGGTCTTGGAGTTTATGGTATATTTATTCCCTCTGTAATCTGTTACCTTGCCACCAGCTTCCTCAACTATTATCTTCCCAGCAGATGTATCCCAAGGCTTTAAGTTCTCCTCGTAGAATACTTCAAAGCTACCTCTTGCCACATACACAAGATCTATACTTGCAGATCCTATTCTTCTAAACCCCTGATAATCCCTAATTATCGTTGGTAAAGGTTTCATTAGTTCCTCAACCCTGCCTTCCCTCAAATACGGAAAACCAGTCACAACCAAAGATTGCTGTGCCGATGAAACCTTTGAAACAAAAATTCTTCTATTGTTGAAATAACTACCTTCACCAATTATTGCATAATACATTTCATCAAGCACAGGATTGTAAACAACACCACCAACTATCTCATTGTCAACTTCCAAAGCTATGGATATTGATATAAAGGGTATCGCATGTATAAAGTTAACAGTCCCATCAAGAGGATCTACTATCCACCTTACACCCTCCCCCAAAGAATATTCACCAACTTCTTCGGAAAGAATCGCTGACCTCGGATACTTACTCAAAAGTTCCTCAACTACAATACTCTCTGACCTCTTGTCATACTCCGTAACAGGATCAGCATAACCCTTAAGTTCATACTCTATCCCCCCTTCCAAAATTCTGTAAAACCCTTCCCTCAAAACCTCACCAGCCCTTTTAGCAATATTCATAGCATCAATTACCATTTCTCTGTAGTTCATATCAAAACCCTATCCTACCATCTTTATCTTGCTTCTTGTAATACTGGAAATACATAAAAGCAGTAGGAGAAGAACGAATTATCTCCTCTTCTGTAACTGGTATCTCATAAGTTTCTAAATACTCCATAAGTATCCTATAAAACTCGTTGGCTTTTCTCATCTCATCTATATCACCACCTCTATCAGGATGAAATTTCTTTGATATATTCCTATATATCCTCTTAAGAGACCTAATTGAAATCTTCTCTCTGATCCCAAAGAACTCAATGGCCTCCAAAAGCCTCTCGTAATTCATAGTAAAATTATATTTTTTCTGAATCTTTTCATCACTTTCAAAAACCCAACTTTCGCTTCCAGACAGCATTCGTCAGCTATAAAACTTAACTCCACACCAAGCTTCTTATGCGCCTACTAAAAAGAGAATTCACCTAGTCCCTGATAAGAAACTCCAAGAAAAAACTAACCTAGTTGTGAATCTTAGACTCTATCCTATGTAGAGAACCTGTTAACTAGTTGTTTATAATAGTTAACTATGATCTATCTCTTTTTATATTTTCTATGTGTTTTGGGGGTTATTTTAGCTTTTTCTAGGAAGTTTGTGAAGGTAGGTAGTGAGGAGTATACTGTATATGGTCGTAGGGGAGGTGTATTTGAGATTGCTATGTCTCTTGTTGCTTTGGTTTTTGGAGCTTCTTCTGTATTTGGGCTTGCTGGTTGGGGGTATAAGCTTGGGTGGAATGCG
This region of Brevinematia bacterium genomic DNA includes:
- a CDS encoding V-type ATP synthase subunit A, translating into MVETTESKVVGNVAGIIEEINGPIAIVRDVKNLKMMEVVRVSKYLLIGEVISLNENKAIVQIYENTSGVKPGDFVYGTGEPLSVELGPGLLSKIYDGIQRPLDEIYEYGIFIPRGIDLPALNREKRWHFKPIVKEGDILHGGMVIGEVPETTRIIHKVLVPPDKSGKVVYIASEGEYKVSDVICVLEDPVVGKQELKMYHKWPVKIPRPINNKYIPSEAMFTGQRVIDFFFPIARGGTASIPGGFGTGKTVTQHQLARWSDADIIVYVGCGERGNELTEVLEDFPKLVDPKTGRPLMERTVIIGNTSNMPVTAREASIYTGITIGEYFRDMGYNVALMADSTSRWAEALRELSGRLEEMPAEEGFPAYLGSRLAAFYERAGFVETLEHSKGSLTIIGAVSPAGGDFSEPVTQNTKRFTKCFWALDKSLASQRHFPSINWMTSYSFYVDTVTEWWSKIDPDYKEIRQKMMDLLIREDRLQKIVKIIGLDALPQSERLILEIARVIKVGFLQQTAYDKIDSYCSPEKQIKMAKIMLKLYELTHDLVVNFRVPVSEIQNMKSISEIIRIKIEVPNEEVEKIDEIEKNLVTEYEMIRDRYS
- the mreD gene encoding rod shape-determining protein MreD, producing the protein MRRVWAIVIIGALMVLQSIPNLKVFGFFPDLLMIFIIYYSFKVGTSQGIILGAIVGLVMDILSGSSVGTRSIAFATVALSVEFFKTIFIFEMLFTIPIVSLLGTFIKYLSLFAIFLVFRSISLGEWYIAMVVEGIINFIFGFPMMWLSNKITSLLHREYYLEV
- a CDS encoding inositol monophosphatase family protein; translation: MNYREMVIDAMNIAKRAGEVLREGFYRILEGGIEYELKGYADPVTEYDKRSESIVVEELLSKYPRSAILSEEVGEYSLGEGVRWIVDPLDGTVNFIHAIPFISISIALEVDNEIVGGVVYNPVLDEMYYAIIGEGSYFNNRRIFVSKVSSAQQSLVVTGFPYLREGRVEELMKPLPTIIRDYQGFRRIGSASIDLVYVARGSFEVFYEENLKPWDTSAGKIIVEEAGGKVTDYRGNKYTINSKTIIASNGLIHDQILLLLEGVSEP
- a CDS encoding molecular chaperone DnaJ gives rise to the protein MNYERLLEAIEFFGIREKISIRSLKRIYRNISKKFHPDRGGDIDEMRKANEFYRILMEYLETYEIPVTEEEIIRSSPTAFMYFQYYKKQDKDGRIGF